One window of Trifolium pratense cultivar HEN17-A07 linkage group LG5, ARS_RC_1.1, whole genome shotgun sequence genomic DNA carries:
- the LOC123885511 gene encoding expansin-A23-like gives MAMSHSFIPLVFFILLLIQAIAGIDLNWYDAHATFYGGPSGAGTMQGACGYGDLYKQGYGLANTALSTALFNNGATCGACFQLFCVNDPQWCIKGAKPITVTATNFCPPNSAQPGACNPPLKHFDLSYKMFTSIAYEKGGIIPVKYRRVSCVKQGGVRFEINGNPNFLFVLVFNVANAGDVSRVSVKGSKTGWIPMKRNFGQKWNTGVNLVGQALSFQVTTSDGKTLEFYSVSPYNWQFGQTYQSQGNF, from the exons ATGGCTATGTCTCACTCTTTCATTCCTCTGGTCTTTTTCATATTGCTACTTATACAGGCCATAGCTGGCATTGACCTAAATTGGTATGATGCTCATGCAACCTTCTACGGTGGTCCTTCAGGAGCTGGAACCATGC AGGGGGCTTGTGGTTATGGTGATCTGTACAAACAAGGATATGGACTTGCAAACACAGCACTAAGCACAGCTCTATTCAATAATGGAGCTACTTGTGGTGCTTGTTTTCAGTTATTTTGTGTCAACGATCCCCAATGGTGCATAAAGGGCGCAAAGCCAATCACAGTAACCGCAACAAATTTTTGTCCTCCAAATTCCGCCCAGCCCGGTGCTTGTAACCCACCACTAAAACACTTTGACTTAAGTTATAAAATGTTCACTTCTATTGCCTACGAAAAAGGCGGTATCATACCCGTTAAATATCGACGTGTTTCATGTGTGAAACAAGGGGGTGTTAGGTTTGAGATCAAcggaaaccctaatttcttgtttgttttggtgttcAATGTTGCCAATGCTGGTGATGTTTCTCGTGTTAGTGTCAAAGGGTCTAAGACTGGATGGATTCCCATGAAGCGCAATTTTGGACAAAAGTGGAATACTGGAGTGAATTTGGTAGGACAAGCTTTGTCATTTCAAGTTACTACAAGTGATGGAAAAACTTTGGAGTTTTATTCAGTTTCTCCTTACAACTGGCAATTTGGACAGACTTATCAGAGCCAGggtaatttttag